The DNA window GCATGAGCCAGCAGGGCTGAGACACACATTAACCTGACATTTCCAACATGTACACAGGACAGCTCAATGCTTTCCATTATTAACCACATCACACTGCTCTTCCATGTGAGCTTATCAAAACCTAGAATACAGTTCAGGGAACATGGCTTGCATTTTACAAAGAGAATTCCAGGATTGGAAAGAGGCTCAGCGACTCCCCAAGAACTCTGCTTTCTCACCTGAGGCACCCCAGAGGGTCAGATGTAACAAAACATGATTTCTCTGTCTCTTAATACATGTCACACTCATTTCTCCCACTACAACCTCAAGTGTAAGAACAGTAGATTTGAAATAATTATCCCAAAGTTGTCTATACTTCACGCACTTTTCTCTTTAAACCCCCAAACACAGGCAGTCTGCAGTTTAGAAAAGTTTACTCTGTAACTGAGAGGAGCAGTCACCTCAAACGTTCATCCAGTGGGGCTCATGAAGAAACAGACCATGCCGCGCATAGAGAGCCTTTGTAAACAAAGTCTACCCAGAGACAGATGACAGACTTCAGCTCCAATGCTGATTGGTTCCTCACTTGGGACCAACCCTGACACTCTGGGATTTCAGATCACTCCAGGCTACAGAACTTTGCTTTCTGAAGGGGGCACAGCAGGTGTGAGTCCTGGTGACTGCCATTACCTGTGCCttagagatggctctgcagatcCCCAGCCTCCTCCTCTCGGCTGCtgtggtggtgctgatggtgctGAGCAGCCCAGGGACTGAGGGCGGAGACTCCGAAAGTAAGTGCCGGGGGCAGGGCTCTCCAGAGCCAGCACTCTGGGGGTCGTGTTCTGAGGGACCCTGGGGACTCTGGGATGTGGGAGGGGGTGGCAAAATCCTGATTTTACTATAGATTTCCTTTCTCTGAAGAGAGAGTGAGACTCCATTCTCACTTCTGTGTTCTAATATTGAGTTAGGATGGTGCCGCCGCCGGTGCGAGCCTGACATATaaacggaggaggaggaggaggcggcagaATTTAAATCGACCACCAAAGATAAGGGTTGTGCATGGGGAGACAGCAGGGCTTACAATACCAgtgcccccacccactcccccgtacAGGGCTTACAATAccagtgccccccacccccaccccgtacATTGTCTGGAGGAAATGCCAGATTCTGAAGTGGGGAAACAGATCAGCGATGGTCTGTGGTCCCGATGTTTGCGGACAACTCCTCATGTGGAGTGGAGGTTTAAGAGAGCGAACTCTAGGCGTCTAACTCAGAGAGAAGCCAGTGACCAAGAAACCTAATTTTTTTGGTCAAATGGAATCCAGAACTCAAACACTGAGTTAGTAAATTGAATTTCCAAGAAAACACTAGGCCCAGAAGGGACATATGTGATACATACCCTGGGGTGAGCGGAGGTGTCCTAGTTCGTTCGGAGACCAGAGAGTAAATAAAGCCCCAGTCCCCTAAGCCATAGAGGTGTCTTCAGTCTCGCAGTTACCCTTAAGATGCCTGGAGTGACCGTGCAAGCAGGCAGTTCTCAGAGGTTGCCTGGATTCCCATTTGTTGGTTTTGTAGTCGGGGCTCTCCTGAGAACGAGTGCCCCCTAGGGGGTCAGGGCCTTTTGCACACAGGAGAGAGTcccacagggtgggggtggggtagcagAAACtggcaaatattttatttattttttgtatcctAGTTTTATTAGTTCGCTGAGAATTTCGTACAGTTTTGGTCATATTTACTCCCTCTTCCAACTCTACCCAGGCCCATCCCCCCCCCTCTACCACCCAACTTTTGGTGTCccttagttttattattattttttttttcaaatgtaccAAGTACCGTTTGCGTTTCCTGAGGCGTATTCTTGTGAGGACGAGCCCGGTCgccccatccctcccttcctcttccttaccCCGGGTCGAACCGTCGCCCGGTGCTCCGCCGAAGCGGGGTCCTCACGGGCGGGGGCGGCGAAGAGACTGCCCGGCCCGAGGCCCCGAGGCCCGACGGTCCCCAGAGAGCGGTCGCCCCACGCGGGAAGCGCCGGCGCGGGGTGGGGCCGCGGGGAGCCGTGGTCTGCGTGGTCCCCGCTGTCCCCCGGGCTGACCGCGTCCGTCCGCAGGGCATTTCGTGTACCAGTTCATGGGCGAGTGCTACTTCACCAACGGGACGCAGCGCATACGATATGTGACCAGATACATCTACAACCGGGAGGAGTACGTGCGCTACGACAGCGACGTGGGCGAGCACCGCGCGGTGACCGAGCTGGGGCGGCCAGACGCCGAGTACTGGAACAGCCAGCCGGAGATCCTGGAGCGAACGCGGGCCGAGCTGGACACGGTGTGCAGACACAACTACGAGGGGCCGGAGACCCACACCTCCCTGCGGCGGCTTGGTGAGCGCGGCGGGTCCCGCGGGAGCGCGGCGGGCCGTGAGGGGACGCGGAGCAGAGTTCCCGCCTGAGGAGCTGCATGGCCTCCTTCCTCCCGTCTGCCCTGCACCACCTAGCGCCTCCTTGGAGTCTCCCTCCTGTctcacctctgccctctgccctttgcCTCATGAGGCCCAGCTGCCCTCTGACCCCTGGCTCTGCTGTGACCTCAGGCCCCTGTCAGCGCCAGCTCAGGGAGGCTAAGCAGGGGAGAGGGCGCCCGGGTGAGCggccagggtcctgtcagaagcGGTTTAGCGCGGTAGCTCTGGCGTCCTGTGGTTTCTCCCCGCCATTCTGTTTTCCTGATTTCCGTGTGTTCCTTGAGGGCCACGGTTGTCTTGTGAGGGCTGTTTGCTGCCTGGCGCTGACCCGAAGGCATCACTGTCATTTCCCTCGTTCTCTGAGGGAGACTGTGTTGACTTGGGGCCACACTAAAAGATTCTGATACAAAATCTGAGGAACTCATTTCCGTTTCCAGCACACTCCCTGATACCCCCAGAGCCTCTCACCCGTGATGCCAATTAAAGTGGTCGGTTAGGCATCATATTCAGATCTAATCTCCTACATTAGGACTAATGCTTAACTCCAAAGGTTGCTTAAGTTTTCCCTTTTTACTTTCTGGGTGGCCTTGTTATTCAACGGTCGCAACTGATTCCTCACAGCAAGGGAACAGTGACCGGCCACCAGGAATTAATGATCTTGACTGTGGAGGAAAAaaccccccaaaccaaaaaaccaaccaaaacagtTGTAGAGAGTAGAAAACGAACATTAAACAAGTTAAGTATGTatgctgtttccttccttccttccttccttccttccttccttccttccttccttccttccttccttcctccctccctccctccctccctccctccctctctctttctctctctctctctttctttctttctttccttctttctttctttctttctttctttctttctttctttctttctttcttttctttgttttttgtttgttttttttttgtttgttttgttttttgttttttggagtcagggtttctctatatagccctggctgtcctggaactcactcggtagaccaggctggcctcgaactcagaaatccacctacctctgcctcccgagtgctgggattaaaggtgtgcaccaccactgcccggcgaaacattttattagatattttcttcatttacatttcaaatgctatcccaaaagtcccctataccctcctcccccgcaccgccctgctcccctacccacccactcccactttttggccctagcgttcccctgtactggggcatataaagtttacaagaccaaggggcctctctccccaatgatggctgactaggccatcttctgctacatatgcagctagagacacgagctctgggggtactcgttagttcatattgttgttccacctatatggttgtagaccccttcagctccttgggtactttctctaactcctccattgggggccctgtgttctatcctatagatgactgtgagcatccatttctgtatttgccaggcactggcatagcctcacagggtcctttcagcataattttgctggcatatgcaatagtgtctgcgtttggtggctgattatgggatggatccccgggtggggcatgTATGCTGTTTTCAATTTGAAGGGATAACAGCACTTGGCAAGAAGGCTTCTGAGGTAGTGGGCACAATATATCAAAGTCAGTCGAGAAACACTTGTGTCTGTGCACAACAGTCTGAGGGATGAAGGAAGAATGTCGCATTGCAGTCATTTTTgcaattccccccccccaaattattAACTTGAAATCGGaatcaatttttcttttgtcttgtttgtttgctttataaagacaatttatttttgtatttagtttaaataaaaatattttatttacacatAAATTAAATACACAGTGGGTTTACAAAGAAGGTTTGTGtcaagtcctggctgtcctagaccttgctctataggccaggctggccttgaactcataagagATCCTCCTGGCTCTAATTCCTGAGTGTACCACCACCTCCCGGCTTCTTTTGTCTTACTACATTTCACATTGTATGGGAACAGGGCCACAATGTTATTTTCCCAGTGAGTTAAGTTTGTATTTGTGGAGTTATTCTTCATTCACTGTTAGAACCTAGGCATTCATTCCCACCCTGCCTCTTCCCCAGGGGAGTCTCCACATTGCCTCACATTTCACTCACTGTCTTTTCTGTCACCCTAGAACAGCCCAATGTCGTCATCTCCCTGTCCAGGACAGAGGCCCTCAACCACCACAACACTCTGGTCTGCTCAGTGACAGATTTCTACCCAGCCAAGATCAAAGTGCGCTGGTTCCGGAATGGCCAGGAGGAGACGGTGGGGGTCTCATCCACACAGCTTATTAGGAATGGGGACTGGACCTTCCAGGTCCTGGTCATGCTGGAGATGACCCCTCGGCGGGGAGAGGTCTACACCTGTCACGTGGAGCATCCCAGCCTGAAGAGCCCCATCACTGTGGAGTGGAGTAagggaatttctttttatttcactgTGGGCCCCACATGACATGGGATTTTAGGTGTTATTATCCCATCCCTCCAATGTCACCCACCCCATCACTTGTCCTATATGATCTGCTTCCACTACTGAGCTGAGACCTACAGGAAATCATATCTCTCACCTCATAGTCAGGGCATCAGGAGAGCCCTGACCTATCTTCTCAGACAGCAGTTCTGGAGATCACTATATACACTGGGGCCCTGGAACTTGTCCCTTATATCCAGAGGAATTGGCTGAAGTAGACTGTAGACACTCAGCTCTATTCCCCAGGGGCACAGTCTGAGTCTGCCTGGAGCAAGATGTTGAGCGGCATCGGGGGCTGCGTGCTTGGGGTGATCTTCCTCGGGCTTGGCCTTTTCATCCGTCACAGGAGTCAGAAAGGTGAGGAGCTCTGGAGAACTGGGTGGTGGGCTGTGCCACAGGAAGGAGCCGGACTGGGGGTAGTGGGCTGTGCTGCAGGAAGGAGCCTGGCTGCAGGTGGGAGGAAATGAAGGTCCCAGGAGAGACACTGGGATCTGATTTTGCTGGTTATGTGACCACCACAGAGCCATGGTGGAGCTCATTCTGTGACTTCTGTCCTTGTCCACCACTGTCACTGTCTCCTTTCCAGAAGCTTCCGGCAATGAAAATGCATAGGCCTTCCTGTGTCAGTTTCATCCACTTGGGGGGCACTACTTAGGGTCTTAGTGAATACAGTTGGTGAGAGAACAATTCCAGCTAAGCTGCAGGACTTGTTGCCCCTTGGGCTGTGTGAGAGGGCCCTTATTTTTTATAACAACACCTTTCTCTATCTGACTTCTCTTTGCAGGACCTCGAGGCCCTCCTCCAGCAGGTAATATTTCAGCTCTTATCTGCAGGGTGGTGCAGGGGTGAGGGTGTGAGGGAAGGGTGTGAGGTAGCTATGCCTGGCATAGTCCTGGTTCCCAGTCTGTCTGTGCTGTGAGGTTGACAGTGTCATAGCTGCTATGTCACAGCCAGTGTCCATAGGAAGCTCCAGGGGTTGTCCCCAGCAGGAGGTTGCCACCATCACTTGAGTGGCGTCTTGAGTGGAGCCTGAGCCATGGGTTTAGACACCAAGAAGTTGCCTGCTTCTTGCCCCACACTGGAGACTGTGACCGTGGACTTTGACAGTGGCAGGAAGAGGCTGAAGGTTCAGCAGAGGAGATGGATCCCTCCAACTTACCAAAAGATTGGATTCTCCATATTCCCTGGGAGGATGGTGGCTTCTTTTCCACATCCCACATGTTTGTGTCCTGTGAAGTTCTGTGGTTTAGGGGTTTAGCTACTTTCACCTTTGCACAGGCAATGGCGAGGAGGTGGCATGGCCATAACACCAGCTGTCTGTGTCTAACTCTATGAGATTCAAGAGTCAGGTATGGTCAGGGCATTTCAGTGActgctccccctctccctccttacactgcttcctttctctcccacAGGGCTCCTGCAGTGACTCAGAGTGTTTTGACTCAGTTGACTGTCTCAGACTGTAAGACCTGAATGTCTCTGCTCCGAATTCCTGACTGCCAGTCCACCTGCCACTCCGACTCAGAGTCTAGCATGGTACTATTGTATCCACCACCTCAGCTCTTGTGATCTGGAGTCCCCCAGTCTCTGTCTGTAGCTCTGCTCCTTGGTGATTCCAGAGACTCCATCTGTGTACAGCCGCACCCCAGGCTTTCTGTCTTCGATCTGTAGTAAACCAATGTATGCTTATCCCCACCTAGATTACAAATAAACGAGACTCAGACTCTGGTTATTTGATTTGGCTTTGATAATTGCTGGGGCCATGGGTGGTAACCCTAATTTACTCTTTTAACTGCTGGCCTGGCAACCTCCCCACAGTGtaccccaaatacttgctgtATCTCTTGGCCTTGTGCCCATAGTACAGCAGCTCTTCACATGGaggcttcctcccctcctctcctttccttctccacccccaaccaggtaactcaaaacccacctacctctaattcctccagtaattggctatagccaattttatttaatccatagttttaaattaaggaacaaaaTTTGCACAACAAATGCTTGTACCCCTGATAATTCACTCGTAGGCCTAGACTGTCagatacagaatttagcattataatacatagcaacagaccaaaccttaACACCACTGTTTACAGCACACAGGCTGCTGATGTGTTGTAAACATTTATCTCTTTTTCATAATTAACTTACTCTGAACTATTATATCCCGAACCTCCACAACTGAGCAGGGTGGGTGGGATTATGTTGGACAAGGTGATCTAGCCAAGCTGTGGGGAAGTAGCAGTTTCTACTACAAAGGTGACCAGAGGCACCCTGAACTCCATGTAAGGGCgggcagaggaggcaggagcCAGCTGTCACATCCCCATGGCCAGGACTTCTGCTGTTCAGTGTGCTGTTCTCACCCCAGCCTCCTTCAGGCAGAACTGTTGGAGATGGATGCCGTAACCTCTCTCACATGTGTCCTGTGAGGTCACTCTGACTGACCGAGGCTCACCTTCATTTTTGAAAGATTACAGTCATTCAAATAAAAGCACTTTTTGTGGTTGCAAATGATAATCTTTTATTGCTGTTGCCCAACTTAGTcttcttttgttgctgttgtaaGAACGCAGAGCTTTGTTTCAAATATGATTAGACACATAACTGATGAGACAGTCACCTCTCCTCAGCTGTTCCTCCATCTGCCCTGTCTCCTTTCACTGCATCTTTGGTGTGTGCACATCTTGTGTCTGTTTCACTGCcctcctgtgtgtgcacatgccctgTGCTGTGCTCACCCTGTCTGTGACTCTCGTGTCTGGTTCACTGCCCTGagctttttctctgtgttttcctctgtctacttctctgtcactctctgccacttgttctttcctctgtgtttcttttgcatttctgttttctgtatCTCTCCTACTACCTCAAATCTCATCTTTCTATGTGTATTTCTGACTCTGTTGTATGTCTACCaatgttcatctctctctgcttcctgatgatGGACTTCTGTGACCTCCCATCCTGCTATAGACCTTCCCTGTCATAACAAGCTgtaccttcttctttttttcaagatttatttattttatgtatttgggcacactgttgttgtcttcacacacaccagaagagggcatcggatcccattacagatggttgtgagccaccatgtggttgctgggaattgaactcaggacctctggaagaacagtcagtactcttaactgctgagccatctctccagcaccaagctGTACCTCCTGAAGTCAGAATAGCCCTCAGCTTCTGTAGCTCCTGTCTTTTGTTTTGGCAGAACAATGAGTAAAATAATGTGAGACCTAACAGAAGTGGTGCAGCTGACTGTGGCTCTTGGTCCCCTCACTGGACGTTCCAGCTCATAGGTGCACCATTGTCACACAGGCACATAGTGTTACCCCTGAGCTGACATTCTTAGTGGATGGAGTCCCTGTCATCTGTGAACATGGAGACTTCTGGATCTTAGTGCCATTCTCTACCTGTCCCTAGGGAAGTCACCACAATCCTGAGGGCTGGAGCACATCcactggtatttttgttttttgtttttgttaacatAGGTGAGCCTCAACACTTGGTCTAGAGAGATGACGTTAGCAGGATTTTCCATTTGTGGACAGGGTCAGAGTGAGGAAGTTTCTCTTTTTATCTTATGTGGTCCAGGCTGCAATGCAGGTTGCCAACCTGGGATACTATAGAGTGTATAGACTGCATATGCTCCCCAAGGTTTTTCCAGAACaagatatatgtacacacacacacacacgcacacacacacacacacacacacacacacacatacacacacacacacacacacacacacacacacacacacacagagagagagagagagagagagagagagagagagagagagagagagagctcagaggctagaagaggataCCAGATTCTCCGGAACTGTAGTTGCAGATGGTTATGTGTAGGCATTAATTTTTTAGAACCTACTTTTAATGAATTTTCAACCTTTACTCtatcccaccacccagcagaggtagtggaagaaaaatgttattaggatatTGGGAAAATAAACCGGTTTTGCAATGGTTCTTTTGGGGTGAGCTCAattttctttggcagcagttcaggcCCATAGCAAACAACAAATATGGCTCAgtagctgcagaccagtcctcttagcaggcagacaccacacatgaaccagcagctgtagttcaatcctaaAGAAAATGCAAGGCTCACCAACCTGCCTGAGGTCACTGAAGTGGCAGGAAGCCACAGGAACTTCTTGAGCAGTTCtttggcaagtttctctcaatggatTCATCACCACAAGCAGAGCTCAACAACGCCAtacaaggcaaaccaatacatgtgttGTCTTTACTGAGGAATAGTGAGgcggagcaaaccaaaccaatgctctctgcccactgtctgtggggtcatatttatactccatcACACATTCTTTTACATATCTGCTTTAGTAagatatcctttcacctgtgtgccccagcaacaCATCAtttgacacaactgactttccaaagaaactagaagtttccatttcAATTATGAGCCACAGGTGGGTGCTAGAGACCTAAGTCATTctccctgaaagagcagccatgGCTCTTagactgtgagcatctgtctaACTCCCCAACTCATCCATGTAGTGATAGGGTATAGTAAAGCCTTTGTGTCTGTCTTTGAGTGAAATGTTTcagcaaagcttttttttttttttaatgtttgggtCAATCAGTAGAGGCTGAGAAATAGTTTTTGAGACTATTTAAACCTTGAAGAAATGTTTCTCTAGAGAATCTGCACTTGGTGCTACATGAAGATTTGTAGCTATAGCCACCTTGGTCCTAAGACACTTCTGGAAAACCTGTAGTTCATACTTTTGATTATGGGTAGCCATGGTCACAAGGGAGTGTGATTTGTGTGGGTTGTCTGCTCTCACTGGCAGCAAAAGCATGATACCTTTGGTAGCTAGAACCTTTCTCATCCCCAATTAACCTTATTTAATGTTTGAACTCTGCCCCAAGACCTTAAAGACACTAAACACTTTAATGTCTTTAACAAGAAGGGCTCTGCTTGGTTTAATTCTTATGTAAAcatctgtatttttaatttttatattttgattttcatattATTTCCTTGTCTTTGGAAAATAACCTTTTTCTCTTAAGAGcttttctatttgtttcattAGTATTTGAGGTTGTACAGTAAATTCAATATCTTCCTCTTCTAGGCCTATCTCATCTGAAGAGGGGAGGAGTTAAAGTAACTGGAGTGAGCTAGCTGTATGTCAGTCTTTCTTAAAAAGGCTGGACCCCTCTGATTTTTTGAGAAATGAAGGCTTAGCAtcttggtgagtttctctctctaCTTTGGCATCTATGACAAACATCAATCAATAAATGACACCCAACATTGTGGACCAAGGAGTCTGGACTCACTGGGACTGGAGGTGAAAGAAGTTGTGCTTATAAGGAGGTAAGTGTGTCTCCAGGATTTGGACAGAGGTCATATGAAATTTACCAGCTTGTCTGAGTAATTTCTCAAGAGCAGAGGCATGTGCAGTTAATTCAATGTTTATCACTATTCAGtaaagacacacatgtattggtttgccttgtaTGGTGTTGTTGAGCTCTGCTTGTGGTAATGAatccattgagagaaacttgccaagTTAGCAGAGTGAGAGTGAAATAAAGATTATTGAGCTCTTTACATTAGTTAAACAGCATTGTCTATGATTTCAATCTACTCCAAATGTTCAATTAAAATCATCAGTATGGAAACAAGTGCTAAGGTCTTTAAGATGGGCCCACCAGAGTGGAGAGGAAATACCTAGAATGATTTGGTTTCTATGTACTTTTATTTCAAATGCCTTAGAACCATTGCAGAGTGAACAGTCAGAAATATACAGATCTAATGTATACCAGTGTAGGATTATCAAGATAATTTGTCAATAAGTGAAGAAGCTCCTCAGAAGAAACTGGAAGTGAGACAggtgaggaagaaggagaggttGAAGAACCGGGAAAAAGGACTAAATCTTTTGCTAAAATTACTCAAAGTCCTGAGGAGGCTTACACTGAATTTTATAAAGATGAACTTCAGCAGTGCTAAGATCAATAGCAGATAAGTAAGAAATATGCTACTTGaatctttggcttttgaaaatgcaaataaagaatgCCAAGAAGTGTAAGACCATTAAAATCTCAAGGTGCCTCACTAGATGTTTGGATAAAAGCTACTGCTGATATTGGATCTGCTGTATACAATGCAGTTTTAACTGGACAAGCTTTAGctaaagattttatttaactCTCAGAGAACACGATGCTTTAACTGTGGGGAAACttagagatttaaaaaagaatgcaAACCAGGCAGTGgcgacacacacctttaatcccagcacttgggaggcagaggcaggtgaatttctgagttcgaggccagcctggtctacagagtgagtttcaggacagccagggctacacagagaaacactgtctcaaaaaaccaaaacagagggaaaaaaaaagacaggcataTTTGAAAGTACTGG is part of the Mus musculus strain 129X1/SvJ chromosome 17 genomic contig, GRCm38.p6 alternate locus group 129X1/SvJ 129X1/SVJ_MMCHR17_CTG2 genome and encodes:
- the H2-Ab1 gene encoding histocompatibility 2, class II antigen A, beta 1 precursor codes for the protein MALQIPSLLLSAAVVVLMVLSSPGTEGGDSERHFVYQFMGECYFTNGTQRIRYVTRYIYNREEYVRYDSDVGEHRAVTELGRPDAEYWNSQPEILERTRAELDTVCRHNYEGPETHTSLRRLEQPNVVISLSRTEALNHHNTLVCSVTDFYPAKIKVRWFRNGQEETVGVSSTQLIRNGDWTFQVLVMLEMTPRRGEVYTCHVEHPSLKSPITVEWRAQSESAWSKMLSGIGGCVLGVIFLGLGLFIRHRSQKGPRGPPPAGLLQ